The Streptomyces sp. JB150 genomic interval TCGTCGCCCACGCACTTGCGGGCGCCGCCGCCGAACACGGTGGCGGGGACGCGGGGTTTGCGGCCGTCCTGCGTTCGCCAGCGGTCGGGGTCGAAGTGGTCCGGGCGCTCGTACAGTCCGGGCAGGCGTCCGATGAGGTACGGGCTGTAGGCGATGGTGGTGCCCTGGTGGACGGCGTGCCGGCCCAGGTGGGTGTCGGTCTCCGTGCGCCGGGTGAGGAACCAGCCCGGCGGGTACATCCGGATCGCCTCCAGGAGCACCTGCCGGGTGTACGGCAGCCGCGGCACGTCGTCCCAGTCGGCCGCGCGCCCGGCCAGCACGGTGCGGGCCTCCTCTGTGAGCCGGGCGCGCACCTCGGGGTGGGCGTCGGCCAGGTACAGGGCCCAGCTGATGGCGCCGGCGGTGGTCTCCGTCCCGGCGGAGTACATGGTGACGGCCTGGTCGACCAGTTCGTCGTCCGACAGGGCGGGGGCGTCGCTGTCGGGGTCGCGGGCGGCCATCAGCAGGGACAGCAGGTTGGTCTCGCCGTCGGGGGTGCCGCGTCGCCGGTACTCGGCGGTCAGCCGGGTCATGGTCCGGCGGACCCGGTCGGTGGCCTCCAGGTAGCGGACGTTGCCGGGTGTGCGGATACCGCGCAGGGCTCTGGGCAGCAGGGTGTGCATGCTGAAACCGGCCAGCAGGGTGTCGAAGTCCGTGACCAGGCGGTGGTGGTCGGCCGGGTCGAGCCGGGAGCCGAAGATCGCGGAGACCACGATGTCGGCGGCGATGCCGCGGACGGCGGTGGTGACGTCGAGGGTCTGTCCGGCCCGCCAGCCGCTGATGATCGTGTCCATGCGCTCGCTCATGATCCGCGCGTAGTCCGGGAACCTGCCGGCGCGGAACGCCGGCTGGACGAGCCGGCGCTGCCGGCGGTGCTCGTGGGCGGGGCAGGTGGCGAGGCCCTGGCCGCCGGCCTCGCGCAGCCGGTCGAAGAGCGGGCCGCCCTTGTCGAAGACCCGGTCGTGGACGAGCATCGTGCGGACCAGCTCGGGATCGCAGACCAGGACGACGGGCACGGACCCGAGCCGGACCGTCACCAGGGAACCGTGGGCGGGCAGGGTGCGCAGGAAGGCGAGCGGGTCGCGCAGGAAGGCGGGCAGGTGGCCCAGGACGGGCAGCGCGCCGGGCGCCACCGGGATGGTGGACACTCGCTGCGGGGTCGGCACGGTGATCGTTCCTCCTCGGGGAGACACAGGGAGACGGGGCCGAACGGCGGCACCGGGGTGCGTGGTCGGGTGATGGCGCGCCGGGCGGGCATCGCACCGGCCGGGCAGGGCGCGGACGGGTAACCGGGCGGCGACGGCGGGCGCGCTCACGGGGCGGAGCCGGTCGGCGGGAGTCGGCAGTGCGACCGCACAGCATGGGAACCGGCGAGCACGCTCGGAGCGAAAGGGTTCGGCACGGCGCTCGGAGCAACTCACTCTAGGGACCGCCGCACAAGGCGTCCACCGTCCTTTTCCGCCATCCGGGCCGAACTCGCCGGTGTTGCGGAATATTCGGCGCATTCCCGTGCCGGTGCACCTCTCCTCCACCATGCCTGGACCGTTGTTCAGGCGATATTGCAGGTGCCTGCTCCTATCCTCGTCTCGGTCCCGCCTGGGATCACGGAGGGAGGAAGTACGGATGACGGAGACTTCTGCTCCGATTGAGAACGGATCCCCGCCCTCGTCGCCGGAACTCGATTCCGCGACGACGGTGGGAAATCGGCTCCGAACGGATCTGGAACGCGTCCGGGAACGGATGCGCGCCCTCGCCCTGCCGCCGGACCGAAGGATCCGTCCGCCCGTCGCGCACGGACTGGAGCGTTCCGGCCGGATGCTGCGGCCGGCCCTGGCCCTGCTCTCCTCGTATCTGCTGGAGGAGCGGCCGGGCGTCACCTCGCAGCGGGTGATCGACGGCGCGGCGGCGGTGGAGATCCTGCATCTGGCCACGTTGTTCCACGACGACGTGATCGACCGGGCGCCGCTGCGCCGCGGCCGGCCCACCGTCAACGCGCGGTACGGGGACTCCCTGGCGCTGCTCGGCGGCGATTACCTGCTGGCCCGCTGTATGCACATAGCCGCCTCGCTGGGCGCGGACCGGCTGAGCGAGATGGCGCAGACGCTGATCGACATATGCGCGGGCCAGATGATCGAGACGCGTCAATTGTTCGATCCGCGGCGCACCGAAGAGGACTACTTCGACGCCATCGCGGGAAAGACCGCCCGACTGCTGAAAGCCGCGTGCACCACCGGGGCATTGGCGCCCGGCGCGAAAGACGAGAGCGCGGCGGTCCTGGAGTATTTCGGGGAAAGACTCGGCATGGCGTTCCAGATCTGGGACGACATTCTCGACATCACCGGTCAGGGCACCGGTAAACAGCCGGGGCAGGATATCGCCAACGGCGTCTACACCCTTCCGGTGATCGATGCGATCCGGGCCCGTCCCGAGCGTCTTCTGCCTCTTCTGGACGACGGTCCACCGACACCCGAGGCATGCCGTGAACTGATCGCGGTGGTGTGGGAATGCGGAGCCGTGGGCCGCGCAGCGGAGGTGGCCCGACGGCACATGGCGGATGCCCTGCGGGCGGTCGAGTCCCATGCCGCGTTCGCCGGTCGCGCCCCCGCGATCCGGCAGCAACTCCGTTCCCTGGTCGGCACGTTCGCCGCCCAGCATCCGGCTCTGCGGGTGCTCGACGCGGCGACTGTCAGCGCCACCGTCCCGGACCCGGTGGTCACCGCCGCGCTCCCGGACCCCGCGGTCACCGCCCCGGACGCCTTCGAGGCGATGGCCCGCACCTGATCCCCGTCCGGTGGCCCCGGCCGGCCAGTCCTCGTTCGGACCCTGTCCGGACCCCGGTCCGCCCGACCCGTCACCCACGCGCACCGCATCGCACCGCACCGCACCGCACCGCACCGCACCGCACCGCACCGCACCGCACCGGAAGGCGATCATGACGGCGCTGCGAGCACAGTTCATCTCCGACTACGACGTTCTCGCCGACCGCTGGTGGGACCCCCGCGGCCCCCTCGCCCCGCTGGGCTGGATCGCCCGGGCCCGCGCCCGCTTCGTGCCCCCGGCGGGGCCGGGCGGCGGCCAGGCGCTCGATGTGGCCTGCGGCGGCGGGCTGTTCGGCCCGTACCTGAAGGAGCTGGGGTACCGGGTGCACGGCGTGGACCTGTCCGCGCTGTCCCTGCGGGAGGCGCTGCGGCACGGCTTCGACAGCGTGGTGCGCGCCGACATCTCCCGGCTTCCCTTCGCCGACGCCTCCTTCGACGTGGTCACCGCCGGGCAGTGCCTGGAACACGTTCCGGACCCGTACGCGGTCACCGCCGAGCTGTGCCGGGTCCTGCGCCCCGGCGGCACGCTCGTCGTCGACACCGTCGCGAACACCCGGATGGCCCGGTTCGTCGCGATCACGCTC includes:
- a CDS encoding polyprenyl synthetase family protein encodes the protein MTETSAPIENGSPPSSPELDSATTVGNRLRTDLERVRERMRALALPPDRRIRPPVAHGLERSGRMLRPALALLSSYLLEERPGVTSQRVIDGAAAVEILHLATLFHDDVIDRAPLRRGRPTVNARYGDSLALLGGDYLLARCMHIAASLGADRLSEMAQTLIDICAGQMIETRQLFDPRRTEEDYFDAIAGKTARLLKAACTTGALAPGAKDESAAVLEYFGERLGMAFQIWDDILDITGQGTGKQPGQDIANGVYTLPVIDAIRARPERLLPLLDDGPPTPEACRELIAVVWECGAVGRAAEVARRHMADALRAVESHAAFAGRAPAIRQQLRSLVGTFAAQHPALRVLDAATVSATVPDPVVTAALPDPAVTAPDAFEAMART
- a CDS encoding methyltransferase domain-containing protein — protein: MTALRAQFISDYDVLADRWWDPRGPLAPLGWIARARARFVPPAGPGGGQALDVACGGGLFGPYLKELGYRVHGVDLSALSLREALRHGFDSVVRADISRLPFADASFDVVTAGQCLEHVPDPYAVTAELCRVLRPGGTLVVDTVANTRMARFVAITLAENLPLPGRPERGTHDHRLFVDRARLVQVARDHGVPLRLTGLRPGLRDGFGYLLGRRADVRMVPTSSTAVLFLAAGRKS
- a CDS encoding cytochrome P450 codes for the protein MPTPQRVSTIPVAPGALPVLGHLPAFLRDPLAFLRTLPAHGSLVTVRLGSVPVVLVCDPELVRTMLVHDRVFDKGGPLFDRLREAGGQGLATCPAHEHRRQRRLVQPAFRAGRFPDYARIMSERMDTIISGWRAGQTLDVTTAVRGIAADIVVSAIFGSRLDPADHHRLVTDFDTLLAGFSMHTLLPRALRGIRTPGNVRYLEATDRVRRTMTRLTAEYRRRGTPDGETNLLSLLMAARDPDSDAPALSDDELVDQAVTMYSAGTETTAGAISWALYLADAHPEVRARLTEEARTVLAGRAADWDDVPRLPYTRQVLLEAIRMYPPGWFLTRRTETDTHLGRHAVHQGTTIAYSPYLIGRLPGLYERPDHFDPDRWRTQDGRKPRVPATVFGGGARKCVGDEFSLLEGTLLLSTVVARWDMELDRDTVTVPKIPQLTLSPGRLRATLRTPARRPVAG